The sequence below is a genomic window from Coregonus clupeaformis isolate EN_2021a unplaced genomic scaffold, ASM2061545v1 scaf0585, whole genome shotgun sequence.
TGCAGGTACTACTAGTCCCACCACAAATCCCTCCCTTACTGCAAAGCCTGATACAAGTTTATCTAGACTAGAGCGTCAGGCTATCCTCCCACAACAAACTGGTGGGAAAATCTGTAAGACCCAGTATTTCATAAAAACAGAAACGTATACACTATCACGTTTTTGGAAGTTGCAGTCAGTGTGTACTTGTCTGGAACTGCATTGCCAGAGGGAAAGGAACGCTGCCGCTACCTCACATTCCAACCAAGGTGGATGAATTGAGGAACAGACTGAAGTAGAGGGGCGATTCAGCAACACTTGGAGGACAATAGAATGAATGGCAGTGCATCACCACAAACAGGCAGAGCAATAGAAGCTAGCTAAATCTCTCCTAGGTCTGCTGCCCCATCAGAGGGACCTTGAGATCATGTGGTAAACACTAATTGACTTTGCAATCAGACAGCAGACAAGTCTTATTTCCTTTAGATGGAGACGCATCACAGCAACAGCCCACATTAGCAGAAGCCCAGGCTGCAGCAGTGGCTTTTTATTAAGCAATATTTAATAACTACACACCCCCAAGCAAGGAGCAATGTGCAGCTAGGAGTTTAACCCTGAAAGGCCCCTGGGAGAGGCAGCAGCGCCATGCATTGACGATAGAAAAAAATACAAACCTTCGCTGAAATCTTGCCATACACGTTGAAGGCAGATGGAGCAATTCCTTTTATCCCATCCAATCCCTGTTTCACTTTGATCAGCCCTCGTTTTTAgttaaacaccctgatgcaggaGTCTGCTGTGGATCCCAATGTGGTGCTTACCATTTTCCAATACCATTTTAAAATCAAGACAAGCTATTGAAAACTATAGATTTATCAAAAAAATTGTTTAAAAAGTGCTAAAAACATAGGGTAAATAATTTGTGTCAACAGTGAGAGTTGGATAGTTTGTTAATGTAGGCGTAAGCCCTGGTAGAGGTCAGCTCTGGGAGACAGCTGACCCTGAGTAGTTTGAGGTTTTCATACTTCTGCTTGATTgactggagaaaaaaaaagggTTTCAGTTAAACATCACTGTGTGGccctacagtacatcactgggctaAAAGTAATCTAAAGGCTGGGCTCACCAACTGTTTCATGCTGCCATCACTCAAGCGCTCCAGCATCTTGGCAATGCATTGCATCACAGGTAGCAGAGAGAGCTCTGCGTAGCCTGTGTAGTGCTGCAGGGCTGGGGTCTATGAAGCAAACATTAAGTATCAATTCAGTTACAACTTAAACACTTCTGTTGACAAATATCACTCCATAACTGTACCTTTATCAGGAGTcataacccccccaaaaatcgaATGATTATGGGTTAAGTGTCTAGTTTCATACACTTCACATTAGTCTAAAATATGAGTTGCTCATTACTGACCCATTCATAACCAACAGAATCTTGAAAGATCCTGAATGATAACGCAACAGCTGCAGCAGCGGTGAGGGATGGTGGATAGTGAACTGAGGCATAGTCCAGGAGGGTCAGCTCCAGCAGGTATTTAGCCAGCCCATAACCAACAGGCTGAAGCTGGAAGATAAGTGTACTGGCATGCAATATCATTTGTTGCCATGTGGGTCCGATCCAATGGAACTTTTAAATAGCTGGTCAGCAAGTTCAATTaaggaataaaaaaataaggtTGTCAGTTATAGCATGAAGCAAGTTGGGTGAGTTCACTTCAGGAGAGCTAAACATAAACTGTATTACATTCAAAAACTCACCTTCCCAACCTTGGCAGCTCTCCTTAGAAAGTGAACTGGGGGTGGTCGTCCCAGTTCATAGTTCAAGGCTTTCAGAATGGTCATTTCCATCAAGCGTATCTCAGCACAGGAGTATGTGAAGTCTGTTGTATGGGCAAAGTCCTCCACCACGGGAGGAGAGATTTCCTCGTACTTGGAAGCGATGAGCATCGCAGTGACACCAACCAATTGCAGAGACTTCTTTGGCACTGGATTGTCCTGAGCAAAAAAGAAAACaatggaaaaaaatatatataaataactcAAATGTATCCGACCATCAGAGGAAAAACAAGCTATACCTGGAGAAAGCGGTCAATGATCCCAACAGTCATGTAGAGGGTCTCCTGGTGCAGTCTGAACTGACTCTGGACCTGTACCAGCCAGTCAACTAGAATACTCCGCATACTCCCTGTCACATCACACCCTTCCAGATAACATGGTTTGATAGCCATGGCAACCTGTCAGACATTGAGAAGAGAGGGGTCTGTGGTGAGACTCAGGATCATGACTAATAATGGTTAATGTAGTGAAAAGGGGAAACAGGTGTTGCCGCTTATTggcaacacccccccccccccaaaaaaataaaaataaaaacaataataaaaaaaatcacattaaatGTAATTAGGCTCAGAACAAAACGAGATAGATGACAGTAGAGATTTGTCCAATTTGAAAACCTCCAGGTTCCTTAGATGAGCATAAATGTCTTTCACATAGTCACTGCACAGCGAGGAGTCGCCTGCGTCTGCAGAGTCCACATCTGGGATGTTGAGCAGGGCATGTGAGAAGGCCTGTGGCACATTGAGCCCCTCGTTCCGAGTGGCCTCATGGCTCTGAGGCTCCTCGGGGGCAGCTAGAATGGGCTTGGCCTAAAGGAAAACAAGATATGGAGATGTGGATGGAATTCTTTGTGAAACTGAAATACAGACAACTACTGGGCATGAAGAGATGAAAACTCTGATTTGAGCATATTGGATTAACATGAAACATTTACATAGAAGAGTAATGGCTGACTACAGCCAAGCACGGCTTCAACCTTTTCTCCTGAATTCTCACCTGTCTGACCAGGTCACAGTTGCCAGCCCCAGTGTTCTCCTTGTCGTCCTTTGAAATAACAACACGGACTCTTTCAGTAGCACTCTGCTTACGTTGAGCTGGTTTGACGTGAACACCGGTCTGTTTCTCAGGAAAATAAAATGCAGATAATCATTCAAAAGTTGCACCAAAAACTAAACTGTAGTAATGAAAATATATTAATTGACAAACGATACATATTTACATTTGTTTTAATTCCTTTGGCGTTGTTGTTCAGTTTGTTTGCTGCATTTCCCAAAGGCACCCTGGACCTCAGGCCATATGAGGTGGCAGGTTTTCCTGGTAAGGAAACATTCTCCTCTGACTTGGTCTGGACCTTCAATTCAACATTTAAAAGCACAATCGTGAGTTTGCTTCAACCCAACAGTAGCCCCGTCACTTGATTTGTTATAAAGTATATTTACaaatacaaaaatgtccatttaTATTTTGAGTTAAGATGTGGAAGACATGAGGCATTCATAATATTCTTCAATACCCAATGGGCATAAATTAAGTGAAATGTCTACTGAACAGAAGGAAATATCCTAGCTCTTGAGAACCCAAGGCCATACATAAGGGCTAGAAATATCCCAGATTGTGccttctcccgagtggcgcagtggtctagctgtgccactagagatcctggttcgaatccaggttctgtcatagccggccgcgaccgggagacccatggggcggcgcacaattggcccagcgtcgtccggggtaggggagggaatggccggcagggatgtagctcagttggtagagcatggcgtttgcaacgccagggttgtgggttcgattcccacagggggccagtatgaaaaaaatatatatatatatatgcactcactaactaagttgctctggtaaatgactaaaaatgaaaTGAAACAGTAGCCAAATAAGAAGAGCCTGTCACATGTAGAATGACAACATTCTTGTACCCCAGTATAACCAATGACAGGTCACTATTAGCCTACCATAAATATCAACGCATCTGTCATAACGTTACCTTTGGAACTGCACATTCTTCCTGATATGAAGGATTGGCCACTTTCACGGGCAATTTGGACCTAAAATTGTAAGGCATTGAGACGACAGGTTTTGCAGTAATAATGGTCTCTTCTGGCCTTGCTTTCAGCCGCCTAAAACAGATCTATAGAATATTTATCGTTCTACAAAACATAAAATACGCTGTACCCGCCCTTCAACAAAATTGATGGAaacccatacagtggggaaaaaaagtatttagtcagccaccaattgtgcaagttctcccacttaaaaagatgagagaggcctgtaattttcatcataggtacacgtcaactatgacagacaaaatgagaaaaaaatccagaaaatcacattgtaggattttttatgaatttatttgcaaattatggtggaaaataagtatttggtcaataacaaaagtttctcaatactttgttatataccctttgttggcaatgacacaggtcaaacgttttctgtaagtcttcacaaggttttcacacattgttgctgtggggttgagatctggagactggctaggccactccaggaccttgaaatgcttcttacgaagccactccgtaaaagccttggccttggttttctgcacgtaaatatcagaagcctccttcctaagtttgagttattcactgcgttagcacactccgccaaccctgatgttctagcagtgtctgaatcctggcttaggatttgtaaacatgggtacccccatcgatatcatcctgactaacttaccctctaaatacacctccgctgtcttcaaccaggatctcagcgatcactgccttattgcctgcgtccgtaacgggtccgcggtcaaacgaccaccccttatcactgtcaaacgctcccaaaaacacttcagcgagcaggccttcctaattgacctggcccaggtatcctggatggatatagatctcattccgtcagtagaggatgcctggttgttctttaaaagtaatttcctctcaatcttaaataaacatgccccattcaaaaaatacagaactaagaacagatatagcccctggttctcctcagacttgactgcccttgaccagcacaaaaacatcctgtggcgtactgcattagcatcaaatagcccccgcgatatgcaacttttcagggaagttaggaaccaatatacacaagcagttaggaaagcaaaggctaactttttcaaacagaaatttgcatcctgtagcactaactccaaaaagttttgggacactgtaaagtccatggaaaataagagcacttcctcccagctgcccactgcactgaggctaggaaacactatcaccaccgataaatctacaataatcgagaatttcaacaagcattttgctacggctggccatgctttccacctggctactactaccccggccaccagctctgcaccctccgctgcaacttgcccatgccccccccgcttctccttcacacaaatccagacagctgatgttctgaaagagctgcaaaatctggacccctacaaatcatctgggctagacaatctggaccctttctttctaaaactagccgccgaaattgtcgtaacccctattactagcctgttcaacctctctttcgtaacgtctgagatccccagagattggaaagctgccgcggtcatccccctcttcaaagggggtgacactctagatccaaactgttacagaccattatccatcctgccctgcctttcaaaagtttttgaaagccaagttaacaaacagatcaccgaccatttcgaatcccaccgtaccttctccgctatgcaatccggtttccgagctggtgatgggtgcacttcagccacgctcaaggtcctaaacgatattataaccgcgatcgataatagacagtactgtgcagccgttttcattgacctggccaaggctttcgactctgtcaaccaccgcattcttattggcagactaaatagccttggtttctcaaatgactgcctcgcctggttcaccaactacttctctgatagagttcaatgtgtcaaatcggagggcctgttgtctggacctatggcagtctctatgggggtgccacagggttaaattcttgggccgactcttttctctgtgtatatcaatgacgtcgctcttgctgctggtgactctcagatccacctctacgcagacgacaccattttgtatacatctggcccttcattggacactgtgttaacaaacctccaaacgagcttcaatgccatacaacactccttcagtagcctccaactgctcttaaacactagtaaaactaaatgcatgctcttcaaccgaacgctgcttgcacccgcccacccgactagaatcactactctcgacgggtctgacctagagtatgtggacaactacaaataccttggtgtctggttagactgtaaactctccttccagactcgcattaagaatctccaatccaaagttaaatctagaatcggtttcctatttcgcaacaaagcctccttcactcatgctgccaaacatgataaagttcgactggaatttatatataaatgcctggagcatttcaattttggagaatctcttataaaatgggtcaaaatcatgtatagtaaccctaggtgtaaaatagtaaataatggctatttctcagaaagtttcaaactgtcaagaggagtgaaacaaggttgtccactatcggcatatctatttattgtggccatcgagatgttagctattaaaatcagatccaataataatatcagaggattagaaatacagggcttaaaaacaaaggtgtcattgtacgcagatgattcatgttttcttttagatccacaactagaatccctccacagcctcatagaggatctagatacattttctaacctctctggattaaaaccaaattatgacaaatgtactatattacgtattggatcactaaaaaatataatttttacattaccatgtagtttaccaataaaatggtctgatggtgatgtggatatactcggaatacatatcccaaaggaaataaatgatctcacttcaataaattttaatagaaagttagcaaaaatagataagatcttactaccatggaaaggaaaatacctgtcaatttgtggaaaaatcaccctgattaactctttagtattatcccagtttacctatttgcttatggtcttgcctacgcctagcaaacagttttttaaattatatgagaaaaaaatattcaattttatttggaacggcaagccagacaaaattaaaagagcatatttatataatgaatatgaattcggaggacagaaattattaaatattaaagcattagacctatcactaaaatcttcagtcatccaaaagttatacttaaatccgaactggttctcaagcaaattagtaagattgtctcacccactgttcaagaaaggcttttttccctttattcagattacaacctctcactttcagttatttgaacaggaaataatctcccaaatgtcactatttctaaaacaagccatagaaagttggttgcaatttcaatttaatcctccagaaacgacagaacaaataatgcaacaaatattgtggttaaattcaaatatactaattgacaaaaaacctttattttttgacagaatgtttaaaaaaggtataatcttcgtaaatgatatcatcggtaggactggtggagttatgtcgcacatgcagctaacaaaaacatatggaaatgtctgctctacccaaaattacaaccaaataattgcagccttaccgcaaaagtggaagaggaaagttgaagggggagaaagtaaggaacttgtctgtcggccttgcattaaagaacataattggttaaggaaaactgtgataaataaaaaagtatatcagtttcacttaaggaccaaaggattgacagcagtcccatatagattgcaaaatagttgggaagagatctttgacgcatcgatcccatggcatagtgtttatgaactgacacgcaaaacgacaccggattcaaaaattagaatctttcaatttaaattattatataaaattcttgctaccaatagaatgttatttatatggggatacaatcttcccagctctgcagattttgctgtgaagagatagaatcattagatcatttgttttggttctgtccatttgtagcttgtttttggacacaggtccaggaatggctaaaggattgcaatatttacctggaactaaccttgcagatagcattactgggtgatctgaaaagtcatagtcaatcaatcaataatataataatacttttaccaaaaatgtttatttttaattcacaatctgtagaagcaatgagaatagaaaggttcagaacttttgtaaaacatcacagtatggttgaaatatatatggcaaatagaaatcctatatggatggtgttaagagatagatgggaggtattgaatagagttgaaggatgggactaataacaaataacaacaaataataacaaagatagctaataatgtaagcatactgtgtccataataagtatataggttgtatgttgggagcttttgggaaagagcacagttagaaagatatggcatttagaagcaaaccggatggacatcatgaaaatgatcggagaggttgagagtagaagaagttcaggagcaaaaaaaataaataaataaaatatatatatatatatatatatatatatatatatatatatagatatagaattattgtaaaattaactctgtccataaggtgtagatagtaagtatagaccggaagtagaggcctgggcgttgttgttcactaatttactccaagtagggaaaggatggtggggttgaaaagtaataaaggggaatatatatataaaaaataaaaaaaacatgggggattggaagtgatgcagacaattacattgatagaagatacaatctatctgcaatattaagctgatccatccccccgaaaaaaaaaaaaaaaaaaaaaaacacattgggaattcaacaaacttttggCTTTATTTTTGAGTGGATGAAAATAGGTTGGAATCTCACCGATCAACGCAtctaccaaatattacccaatccTCCACGTTGAAATGAAGTGGTCCGCCCAGTGGGTACCTGATGTGTCGGCACTGAGACCAATGAGAGGAGGAAAATAGTTTAGTATCGTTTAGACACAATGGCTGCTTATCaacttgcaccctattccctatatagtgcactacttacatTATTTatgtggtgcactatatagggaatagggtgccatttgggacccataatataataatatgccatttagcagacgcttttatccaaagcgacttacagtcaagcgtgcattattttatttttttgtgtatgggtggtcccggggatcgaacccactaccttggtgttacaagcgccatgctctaccagctgagctacagagcacCACCCATGATGACAAGAGCTCTCTTTGATTCCCATTGATGTGTGAAGGAGGGAGGACAGACGTGCTGACATCAATCTGGTTATCATCGTTTAGATTTTACAACATCATTTTGAGGTTGCCATGTTTTATTTCACACATGATTGGGTTTGTATTATTCCGTATACTGATTCTGACTGATGTCGTCACTAGTGAAGTTTGAGAGTTGGATGTTGACTACAGTTGAGTACATTTCAACACGTTCACATCAAGTTGATGTTTACAATCTTGGATCTACAAAGTGGTGACCATCTGTTCCGAGGGAGGACATCTGTTGGAAGAATGTCTAGAGTTCGGTTCTGATTAAAATCTTTTAATGTAATCTGTAAATATTTGTTCACCACAAGACCGTGGACATGTGTTGGAGTTGGAGTCCTTCAGACTGACATGACGTCACTGGGAAAGCAGGTAAACATCAGCAGGATGTTCAATTGTCTTACTATCTCTCAAATCCTGGACTACACTACCTCTGTCTGTCTTTATTCAGAACTAGCACTAACTCTACAGTGAAATCACTGGGAAAGCTTAAGAGAAAGTTTGGCACCGCGGAAAACAACATCAAAACGTCTCAatatacagtgccagtcaaaagtttggacacacctactcattcaagggttttcctttatttttactattttctacattgtagaataatagtgaagacatcaaaactatgaaataacacatatggaatcatgtattaaggttttttttttaaacacatcaATATATATGttagattttagattattcagagtagccaccctttgccttgatgacagctttgcacactctaaataaataaaaaataaaataaataaaaataaaaaaaataaaaaaataaagcctccttcactcatgctgccaaacatgccctcctaaaacggactatcctaccgatccttgacttcggcgatgtcatttacaaaatagcctccaacactctactcagcaaattggatgtagtctatcacagtgccatccgttttgtctccaaagccccatatactacccaccactgtgacctgtacgctcttgttggctggtcctcactacatattcgtcgccaaacccactggctccaggccatctataaatcactgctaggcaaatccccgccttatcttagctcattggtcaccatagcaacacccacctgcagtatgcgctccagcaggtatatctcactggtcatccccaaagccaacacctcctttggccgccattccttccagttctctgctgccaatgactggaacaaattgctaaaatctctgaagctggagacactcatctccctcactaactttaagcatcagttgtcagagcaccttaccgatcactgcacctgtacacagcccatctgaaattagcccgcccaactacctcatccctatattgttatttattttgctcatttgtaccccagtatctctatttgcacatcatctcttgcacatctaacATTCCAGTGtcaatactaattgtaattattttgcactatagcctatttattgccttacctccataacttgctacatttgcacacactgtatatatatttatttctattgtatttttgacttgttttgttttaccccatatgtaactctgtgttgttgtttttatcgcactgctttgctttatcttggccaggtcgcagttgtaaatgagaacttgttctcaactggcttacctggttaaataaaggtgaaataaataaaaaataaaaaactcctTTGTtgccggggcggtgtgtttgggatcattgtcatgctgaaagacccagccacattgcatcttcaatgcccttgctaatggaaggaggttttcactcaaaatctcacgatacatggccccattcattctttcctttacacggatcagtcgtcctggtccctttgcagaaaaacagccccaaagcatgatgtttccacccccatgcttcacagtaggtatggtgttctttggatgcaactcagcattctttgtcctccaaacacgacgagttgagattttaccaaaaagttctattttggtttcatctgaccatatgacattctcccaatcctcttctggatcatccaaatgcactctagcaaacttcagacgggcctggacatgtactggcttaagcagggggacacgtctggcactgcaggatttgagtccctggcggcgtagtgtgtgactgatggtaggctttgttactttggtcccagctctctgcaggtcattcactaggtccccccgtgtggttctgggatttttgctcaccgttcttgtgatcattttgacctacggggtgagatcttgcgtggagccccagatcgagggagattatcagtggtcttgtatgtcttccatttcctaataattgctcccacagttgatttcttaaaaccaagctgcttacctattgcagattcagtcttcccagcctggtgcaggtctacaattttgtttatggtgtcctttgacagctctttagtcttggccatagtggagtttggagtgtgactgtttgaggttgtggacaggtgtcttttatactgataacaagttcaaacaggtgccattaatacgggtaacgagaggaggacagaggagcctcttaaagaagaagttacaggtctgtgagagccagaaatcttgcttgtttgtaggtgaccaaatacttattttccaccataatttgcaaataaattcattaaaaatcctacaatgtgattttctggagaattttttttTGTCAAGTAGTCAAAAAGTAGTttcaaagttgctaattagctaaaatgttaaagttgtctatgatgagattcgaacacgcaaaaaattttacatttacattttacgtcatttagcagacgctcttatccagagcgacttacagttagtgaatacatattttttttatactggccccccgtgggaaacgaacccacaaccctggcgttgcaaacgccatgctctatcaactgagctacatccctgccggccattccctcccctaccctggacgacgctgggccaattgtgcgccgcccatgagtctcccggtcgcggccggcggcgacagagcctggattcgaaccaggatctctagtggcacagttagcactgcgatgcagtgccttagaccactgcgccactcaggagtacgacctttgggttgctagacattcctGCCCACCCTCCTTACAATTTTGCTTTAAGTAAGCTTGTCTTATGAACTAGActagaacagcgccggaagaagatggctgccgttttacagccctctaaccaattgtactactatgtgtgtttttccgcgttatttgtaatttattttgtacataatgtttctgccatcgtctcttataaccaaagagagcttctggatatcaggacagcgattactcacctcgcgttggacgaagactttttcttcaacgaggcgttcgcgaaggatattctacagactcccgacaaggcccagatccccgtcattcgcgtgaggaagagacggagatatcgtggacgcagatccgggtgccttgtaaggatccgacggcgaacgagtaaactgcctctcccatcaatcctattagccaatgttcaatcttttgagaataaaattgacgatttaagattacggttatcctaccaacgggacattaaaaactgtaatatcttatgtttcacggagtcgtggctgaacgacaacaatgacaacattcagctagcgggctatacgctacatcgacaggacagaactgcagactctggtaagacaaagggtggcggtctgtgtatatttgtaaacaacagctggtgcacaaaatcaaatactaaggaagtctcgaggttttgctcgcctgaggtagagtatcttatgataagctgtagaccacactatttaccaagagagttttcatctatatttttcatagctgtctatttaccaccacaaaccaatgctggcattaagattgcactgaatgagttgtacaaggccattaatcaacaggaaaacgctcatccagatgcagcgctcctagtagccggggactttaatgca
It includes:
- the LOC121583457 gene encoding G2/mitotic-specific cyclin-B1-like gives rise to the protein MFHAKPILAAPEEPQSHEATRNEGLNVPQAFSHALLNIPDVDSADAGDSSLCSDYVKDIYAHLRNLEVAMAIKPCYLEGCDVTGSMRSILVDWLVQVQSQFRLHQETLYMTVGIIDRFLQDNPVPKKSLQLVGVTAMLIASKYEEISPPVVEDFAHTTDFTYSCAEIRLMEMTILKALNYELGRPPPVHFLRRAAKVGKLQPVGYGLAKYLLELTLLDYASVHYPPSLTAAAAVALSFRIFQDSVGYEWTPALQHYTGYAELSLLPVMQCIAKMLERLSDGSMKQLSIKQKYENLKLLRVSCLPELTSTRAYAYINKLSNSHC